In Phragmites australis chromosome 24, lpPhrAust1.1, whole genome shotgun sequence, the following are encoded in one genomic region:
- the LOC133907021 gene encoding pentatricopeptide repeat-containing protein At5g04780, mitochondrial-like, with protein sequence MATMPLPPSPAPPPPRTVFSPSCGALQTPVHARRDLLDGVPQSQRHAAPRLARAPERGLAAPYAREVGACVRARRWSAACEAFAAMRAAGAAPDRFLLPQVLRACAGLGAPRLGAAVHALAAKGGATLAGDPVVGNAIIAMYAALGDVASARNAFASLPDRDVVAWTALVGAYADAGELEQAFDLFEEMQESGVRPDVISWNTLVSGFARNGDIGAALRLFDEMRLTGVEPGVNSWNCIISGCVQSARYDEALGIFEEMCESERPDAVTVASILPACAGLQALGIGKQLHSYVLRYGIKLNVYIGASLISMYSECGEFDYARVVFSTIEEEKNVTVWNELIQLYIKEGRMGKAWEAFNSMQEDGLEPDIVTYNSFIAAYAREGQKEKAYELFSHMVDVGLKPNVVSMNALICGLHRHGLHTDALEAFRYMKCSSDGNAMAWAFLDNSNPIQPCGTTITGVLSLLTDLKLDRLGKEVHCYALKNGLTSNIFVSSKLVDLYGKTGDMTSAANVFQAIRNKNVVTWNSVLAAYKHNRKPEVALKLFGKMLESNLHPNLVTVQIALLLCGMTMSLRYGRELHSYIQKSWPGGYPATLASALIDMYGKCGIIEDARSVFESTVQKDMAVWNAMMSCYLLHRMPRDVLDLFNYIEQSGIQPDNITFILLLLACKQGGLLEEAQSYFYSMEDVYGIKPTLKHYTCMVDIMGAAGLLEESLSLIQKMPLEPDACLWSTVLKACKLHSNLEIGEQAAKALFEIEPNNTSNYMVLSNIYADTGLWDSTEAVRDAMTEQGLHVERQCSRLYHGTAVHSFEAADLSHPAIHKILSTWKDLTIRMEQSGYPPRDIEPYCNVEVDPLSCHHTEKLAVCYGLISTRDHEPIRISKNFRMCMECHSSIKFISRDKNREILVSDGCTYHHFKDGTCSCGDMW encoded by the coding sequence ATGGCGACCATGCCGCTGCCGCCGTCCCcggcccctcctcctccacgcaCCGTCTTCTCTCCTAGCTGCGGCGCCCTCCAGACCCCGGTCCACGCGCGGCGCGACCTGCTCGATGGGGTGCCCCAGAGTCAGAGGCACGCGGCGCCGCGCCTCGCGCGCGCGCCGGAGCGGGGCCTCGCCGCGCCCTACGCGCGCGAGGTCGGCGCGTGCGTTCGCGCGCGGCGGTGGAGCGCGGCGTGCGAGGCGTTCGCGGCCATGCGCGCCGCGGGGGCCGCGCCCGACAGGTTCCTCCTCCCGCAGGTGCTCCGCGCCTGCGCCGGGCTGGGCGCGCCCCGCCTCGGCGCCGCGGTCCACGCGCTCGCTGCCAAGGGCGGGGCCACGCTCGCCGGAGACCCCGTCGTCGGGAACGCGATCATCGCCATGTACGCTGCGCTCGGGGATGTGGCCTCCGCGCGCAACGCGTTCGCATCGCTCCCCGACCGCGACGTCGTGGCGTGGACCGCGCTCGTCGGCGCGTACGCCGACGCCGGGGAGCTGGAACAGGCCTTCGACCTGTTTGAAGAGATGCAAGAGAGCGGCGTGCGACCGGACGTGATTTCTTGGAACACGCTGGTGTCCGGATTTGCAAGAAACGGGGACATTGGTGCTGCACTGCGTCTGTTTGACGAAATGCGCCTGACAGGTGTCGAGCCGGGGGTCAATTCATGGAACTGCATCATCTCGGGATGCGTGCAGAGTGCACGGTATGACGAGGCTTTGGGGATTTTTGAGGAGATGTGTGAGAGCGAGAGGCCTGATGCGGTGACTGTGGCTAGTATTCTCCCTGCTTGCGCTGGCTTGCAGGCATTAGGCATTGGAAAGCAGCTGCATTCATATGTTTTACGGTATGGAATCAAGCTAAATGTTTACATTGGAGCATCTTTGATTAGCATGTACTCTGAGTGCGGAGAATTTGATTATGCTAGAGTTGTCTTTTCCACCATTGAGGAGGAGAAGAATGTCACTGTGTGGAATGAGTTAATTCAATTATATATCAAAGAGGGGAGGATGGGCAAGGCGTGGGAGGCTTTTAACTCGATGCAGGAGGATGGATTGGAGCCTGACATTGTCACCTATAACAGCTTCATTGCTGCATATGCTAGAGAGGGGCAGAAAGAGAAAGCATATGAACTGTTTTCACACATGGTTGATGTCGGCTTGAAGCCGAATGTGGTCTCAATGAATGCGTTAATTTGTGGTTTGCATCGACATGGCCTTCACACAGATGCACTGGAAGCTTTCAGATACATGAAGTGTTCCAGTGATGGAAACGCAATGGCTTGGGCATTTCTTGATAATAGCAACCCAATTCAACCATGTGGCACAACCATTACTGGTGTCCTCTCGTTGTTGACAGACCTCAAGTTAGATCGTCTCGGGAAGGAAGTACACTGCTACGCTTTAAAGAATGGTTTGACATCAAACATCTTTGTTTCAAGCAAACTGGTCGACCTTTATGGTAAGACTGGCGATATGACATCTGCTGCTAATGTCTTCCAGGCAATTAGGAACAAGAATGTTGTCACATGGAACAGTGTACTGGCAGCTTACAAGCATAACAGGAAGCCAGAAGTTGCATTGAAGCTGTTCGGCAAAATGCTCGAGTCCAATTTGCATCCCAACTTAGTTACAGTACAGATAGCTCTTTTGTTGTGTGGTATGACAATGTCATTGAGATATGGCAGAGAACTGCACAGTTACATCCAGAAGAGCTGGCCTGGTGGTTACCCAGCTACTCTTGCAAGTGCGTTGATAGATATGTATGGGAAATGTGGTATTATTGAGGATGCTAGATCGGTTTTTGAGAGCACTGTTCAAAAGGATATGGCAGTATGGAATGCAATGATGAGTTGCTACTTGCTTCATAGGATGCCTAGGGATGTTCTAGATCTATTCAATTATATTGAACAGTCTGGCATTCAACCAGATAATATAACTTTCATTTTACTTCTTTTAGCTTGTAAGCAAGGAGGTCTGTTGGAGGAAGCTCAGAGCTATTTCTACAGTATGGAAGATGTATATGGCATAAAACCAACCTTAAAGCACTATACTTGCATGGTTGACATCATGGGAGCAGCCGGGTTACTGGAGGAGTCACTATCGCTTATTCAGAAGATGCCACTTGAACCGGATGCATGCCTATGGTCTACTGTTCTTAAAGCTTGTAAGCTACACTCAAATCTAGAGATTGGAGAGCAGGCAGCAAAAGCTCTTTTTGAGATTGAACCAAATAATACTTCAAACTACATGGTGCTTTCAAATATATACGCAGACACTGGCTTGTGGGATTCCACTGAAGCTGTGAGGGATGCTATGACTGAGCAAGGGTTACATGTTGAGAGGCAGTGCAGCCGGTTATATCATGGTACAGCTGTGCATTCTTTCGAGGCTGCAGATTTGTCGCATCCTGCAATTCATAAGATTTTGAGTACATGGAAAGACTTGACTATTAGGATGGAGCAATCTGGGTATCCTCCTCGAGATATTGAACCATACTGCAATGTAGAAGTTGATCCATTGTCATGCCACCACACAGAGAAGCTCGCGGTGTGTTATGGGCTTATCTCCACGCGTGACCATGAACCAATACGCATCTCAAAGAATTTTAGAATGTGCATGGAATGCCACTCATCAATCAAGTTTATCTCAAGGGACAAGAACCGGGAAATACTTGTTTCAGATGGTTGCACATATCACCATTTTAAGGATGGAACATGCAGCTGTGGAGATATGTGGTAA